Below is a window of Candidatus Binataceae bacterium DNA.
CACCGCTACCCGCCCGAGGACTTCATAATCGAACAGCTCGCGAAGATCGTCGGCATCTCGCCGGATGTGCTGTATTTTCATGCCAACCGGCAGCCCCCGGACGTGAAGACGGAGGCCGACCTGGCACAGGTCGAAGCCGCCTATCGCGCTTTCCGAAAGGCGTTGCGGGTTAAACCGGGCAAGCGCAGATAGTTGCTAGATGACTCGCCTTCCGATTGCCGAATTTATTTCATGACCGAGGAGCTCGACCACAGTGCGAGCGAATCGTCAGCAACTTCCGGCACCACTTCGGGCACCTCGGCCGTGACGGCAAGTTGGTGGAGATTATGCCAAAGTGGCGCTTGCGTAAGGTTCAGTCTTTGTCCAGCTCGCCTCGGCAACAAATACCTCGGGCGGCCGGTACACCTTTTCGACGAATTCGCAGCACAGGCGGCACCCAAATTGTTTCCGAGGCTTCCCACCTAGAGGAAGATTGACGTCCGGCCTCGCGCGGTTTCTGTGCGAGGCCGTGTGGCAGCAGCCACAACTGCATCGGGACCGCATGCCGGGCGGGGGCGGATCAGAATTTCTCTTTGAAGGGACGGACTTCGAGTTCCATGGTCCAGGCGCTGGGATCCTGATGCGCCAGATGCCAGTAGGTCTCCGCGATCGCTTCGGGCTTGAGAAAGTCGCCGTCCCTCAGGCTGGGCTTGAGACCGCGCTTTCCTGGAATGTCGATGCTGCCATCCACATTGATCCAGGCCACGTGGATGCCCTTGGGACCGAGGTCGCGTGCCAGAGCCTGAGCTAGACCCCGCATCGCGAACTTTGCGGGTCCGAATGACACTGATCTAGGCCCGGCCTTCACACCTGCGGTCGCGCCTGTGAACAGCATTGCGCCCCGGCCCCGCGCGATCATGCCGGACACGACTTCCTTGGCCGCGACAAATGCGCCGAATGCATTGACGCGCCAGTCAGCTTCGTACTGGTCAGGCGCGATCTCCGTTATGCCTCCGAATACTCCGGAGCCGGCGTTGTAGAGCAACACATCTACTTCGCCCAACTTTGCACGGATCGTTCGAAAGGTCTCGGCGATCTGCGTTCCGTTGCTAACGTCGCAAGCCAGATCCAGCACTGTGCCTCCGCTCTGCCGGAGCTCGGCGGCCAACTCCTTGAGGTAATCGCTTTTACGGGCCAAGATCGCCAGCGAGTATGCGGCGGCGAAGCGGCGCGCGAGGGCTGCACCGAGGCCGGGGCCGACTCCAATTACAACTGCAACGGGTTTTTGGGTGTCCATAATTGTTCTCTATTGCCGACAAACGCTTCGCGACGATTCGCTTAAATTCGACCGGGCGGCTTGCGCCGACTTCCAAACGAGGGACATCCGTTTCATCCTGCATAGCGACTCGGCCGCCTTCAGGTTCGCGCAGGACCTTTCTGAGATGCCACCGTTCGCACCTCCGTGCCTCCTGTCTTGCTTCCTTAACTCGATCAACGGCGCTGCCCAAATCGTAGCGCGTGACATGGGCGGAATAAAACGTTTCGATTCGAATTCTGACGAGCTGCGCGCGCAGACCCTCAAACTGTTGCAGTCCTATCACGCCTTAATCGTTGAACGGCGCTTTGACGAATGGATTGAACTGTGGGCCGAGGACGGAACTTGTGAATTTCCCTACGCGCCCGAAGGCCGCCCGCGCGTCCTGCAAGGAAAGAATGCGATCCTCGCGTACATGACGGGATACCCCGAATGGATCGCCATCGACTCGATCGCGGAAATGCGCGTGCACGCGATGCACGATCCCGAGCTTGCCGTGGTCGAGATGGCGATCAAGGGGCGCGCGCTCACCACCGGCCGGCCCTACAATCAACGCTACGTGATCGTGGTCGAGGCGCGTAACGGCAAGATCTGGCGTTATCGTGAGTATTGGAACCCGTTGGTAACCCTCTAGGCGTTCGGCGAACTTGACTTGTGGTCGTCGAACAGCGGGGAACGCGGCGGGGCCACACCTTCATGAACCCGCTGGTACTGGTCACCGGTGGAAAAGGAAAGACCGGGCGTCGGCTGGTTTCCCGGCTTCGCGAAAGTGGTGTCGCCTGCCGGATAGCAGCCCGGGGCATGCACCCCGATGATCCGTTCGATTGGACTCAGCCGGGCACCTGGGCGCGCACCCTGGAAGGGGTAACCGCGGCCTACCTGGTTGCTCCGGCACTGCAGCAGGACGTGGCGCCTATTATGATCGACTTCCTTGAGCTGGCGCTTAAGCGCGGCGTGTCGCGCTTCGTGCTGCTGAGTGCATCGCTGCTTCCTGCCGGCGGACCCGCGATGGGGCAGGTTCATCTGTGGCTTGAGCAAAATGCGGCGCAATGGGCGGTGCTGCGGCCGAGCTGGTTCATGGAGAATTTCTCGGAAGGACATCATCTCCGCTCGTTACGCGAGGAGCGGCGAATCTACTCTGCCACCGAGTCTGGAAGGGTTCCGTTCATCAGCGCCGAGGACATCGCCGCGGTCGCGCAGGCGGCGCTCACCCGCGAGACCTCCTTTAACTTGGATTTCGTGCTGACCGGCGGCGAACCCATCAGCTACGACGAGGTCGCGCGCCGCATCGGCGGCGCAATCGGCCGCGCGGTTTCACACCATCGAATCAGCGCAGACGAATTGGCCGCGCGCCATCGCTCGCTGGGCCTGCCGACGCTTCATGCGCAAACGCTGGCGGCCATGGATGCAGCAATCGCTGCGGGAGCGGAAGATCGTATTACCCATTGCGTCCAACAACTGACCGGCCATCACCCTGCCAAATTCGAAGAGTTCGTCGCAGCCACCGCCTCCAAATGGACTGCGGGGCTTTGAGCACTGCAGAACAGTGGTGAAACGATCTGTGCCTCGATAATTAGAGGTGCGGGGCTCAGGCGCGTGCGATCCACCCGAACACCATCAGGCCGGCGTAAAAGATCTCGCTTTCGTTGAATCCGGCCTCCGCCAATAGCCGTTCCTCGCGCTCACGGGGCACCGGATGGAGACTTTCGCGCTGCATCCGGAGCGCGCTTTCGATCATCTCGGCGGGCGCACCGCCACGCCGCGCGAACGCCGCGTAAACCCGCAGATCGTCCTCAAAGCGCGCGCCCT
It encodes the following:
- a CDS encoding helix-turn-helix transcriptional regulator — protein: MKTFGQVLREARKKAGLTQREVAGRLRREDGRVVDPPYLNAVEHDHRYPPEDFIIEQLAKIVGISPDVLYFHANRQPPDVKTEADLAQVEAAYRAFRKALRVKPGKRR
- a CDS encoding SDR family NAD(P)-dependent oxidoreductase; the encoded protein is MDTQKPVAVVIGVGPGLGAALARRFAAAYSLAILARKSDYLKELAAELRQSGGTVLDLACDVSNGTQIAETFRTIRAKLGEVDVLLYNAGSGVFGGITEIAPDQYEADWRVNAFGAFVAAKEVVSGMIARGRGAMLFTGATAGVKAGPRSVSFGPAKFAMRGLAQALARDLGPKGIHVAWINVDGSIDIPGKRGLKPSLRDGDFLKPEAIAETYWHLAHQDPSAWTMELEVRPFKEKF
- a CDS encoding nuclear transport factor 2 family protein; protein product: MPPFAPPCLLSCFLNSINGAAQIVARDMGGIKRFDSNSDELRAQTLKLLQSYHALIVERRFDEWIELWAEDGTCEFPYAPEGRPRVLQGKNAILAYMTGYPEWIAIDSIAEMRVHAMHDPELAVVEMAIKGRALTTGRPYNQRYVIVVEARNGKIWRYREYWNPLVTL
- a CDS encoding ergot alkaloid biosynthesis protein; this translates as MVVEQRGTRRGHTFMNPLVLVTGGKGKTGRRLVSRLRESGVACRIAARGMHPDDPFDWTQPGTWARTLEGVTAAYLVAPALQQDVAPIMIDFLELALKRGVSRFVLLSASLLPAGGPAMGQVHLWLEQNAAQWAVLRPSWFMENFSEGHHLRSLREERRIYSATESGRVPFISAEDIAAVAQAALTRETSFNLDFVLTGGEPISYDEVARRIGGAIGRAVSHHRISADELAARHRSLGLPTLHAQTLAAMDAAIAAGAEDRITHCVQQLTGHHPAKFEEFVAATASKWTAGL